A single genomic interval of Salvelinus sp. IW2-2015 unplaced genomic scaffold, ASM291031v2 Un_scaffold3591, whole genome shotgun sequence harbors:
- the LOC112076133 gene encoding mast cell protease 1A-like, with the protein MCDISTPSHLLIREDFVLTSAHCLKNAYPLTVVLGTHDLKKWKKSCQKIQVSHYHRHPLHENATLINLKTTARLTENVTVVGLPKEDEHIPASPKCSVAGWGKTNSNNNQGSDVLMAVAVTLEDNSECKKVWKKNFDINQMMCTRTTGGKGFCQGDSGGTLICNNKAQGIVAFNYAERCDDSQYPHVYMKIPFFMPWIKEVLHGYGANMSLTSLGXLLYSLFIHNCMARHDSNTIIKFADDTTVVGLITDNDETAYREEVRDLAXWCQNNNLPLNVTKTNEMIVD; encoded by the exons ATGTGTGATATTTCCACTCCATCTCACCTGCTCATCCGGGAGGACTTTGTCCTGACTTCAGCACACTGCTTAAAGAA TGCTTATCCTTTAACGGTGGTGCTTGGAACCCACGACTTAAAGAAGTGGAAGAAGAGTTGTCAGAAGATTCAGGTGTCACATTACCATCGGCATCCCTTACATGAGAATGCAACTCTTATTAAT TTAAAGACCACAGCTCGTCTAACTGAGAACGTGACGGTCGTTGGACTCCCAAAGGAGGATGAACATATCCCAGCATCCCCCAAGTGCTCCGTAGCTGGTTGGGGCAAGACTAACTCAAACAACAACCAGGGTTCGGACGTTTTGATGGCAGTGGCGGTGACGTTGGAGGATAACTCTGAATGCAAGAAGGTGTGGAAGAAAAACTTTGACATAAATCAAATGATGTGCACTCGTACTACCGGAGGGAAAGGATTTTGTCAG GGAGATTCAGGGGGAACTCTTATTTGTAACAACAAAGCACAGGGTATCGTTGCTTTTAATTATGCTGAGAGATGTGATGATTCCCAATATCCTCATGTGTACATGAAAATCCCTTTCTTTATGCCCTGGATTAAAGAGGTGTTGCACGGATATGGTGCCAACAtgtctttaacctctctagg TCYCCTCCTGTAYTCCCTGTTCatccacaactgcatggccaggcacgactccaacaccatcattaagtttgcagacgacacaacagtggtaggcctgatcaccgacaacgacgagacagcctatagggaggaggtcagagacctggccgKgtggtgccagaataacaacctacccctcaatgtaaccaagactaacgagatgattgtggactag